One genomic segment of Rubripirellula amarantea includes these proteins:
- a CDS encoding aldo/keto reductase, with translation METTARTRLSLPPLVFGSGCLGNMLVASSDETKRDIVQSWVASMKAPIVIDSAGKYGAGLALEVIGRELQNAGVDPADVIISNKLGWRRTPLTGSEPTFEPGVWKDLKHDAAQDISGQGIRRCWEEGNELLGRYQTSLLSVHDPDEYLAAARNKEERAKRFADVLEAYEVLAEIRDEHDLDGVGIGCKDWRVVQELNEHVAFDWVMIANSLTIMSHPSELLRFLALLKDNGVAVVNSAVLHGGFLVGGDFCDYKPIDPSNPDHAAKLDWRSRFSSICNEHQVNLFQAAVAFATAHDAITSIALSSSEPRRTPSMVDAVHAKLPREFWLSLIAEELIRDEPSIIGKLLA, from the coding sequence ATGGAAACAACCGCCCGGACCAGACTCTCACTTCCCCCGCTCGTTTTTGGGTCAGGATGCCTGGGAAATATGCTGGTCGCAAGCAGCGATGAGACTAAACGCGACATCGTGCAGTCATGGGTGGCATCCATGAAAGCGCCAATTGTGATTGATAGCGCTGGGAAGTACGGCGCTGGCTTAGCATTGGAAGTGATCGGCCGAGAACTGCAAAACGCTGGAGTTGATCCTGCGGATGTCATAATCAGCAACAAATTGGGTTGGCGACGCACGCCCCTGACGGGATCCGAACCCACGTTTGAGCCCGGTGTTTGGAAAGACCTTAAGCACGATGCGGCTCAGGACATCAGCGGACAAGGCATTCGTCGATGTTGGGAAGAAGGCAATGAATTGCTAGGTCGATACCAAACGAGCCTTCTTTCGGTCCACGACCCCGACGAGTACCTCGCCGCGGCACGCAACAAGGAAGAACGAGCGAAGCGGTTCGCCGATGTGCTGGAAGCGTACGAAGTTCTCGCGGAAATTCGCGACGAGCATGATCTTGATGGCGTCGGAATCGGATGCAAGGACTGGCGAGTCGTACAAGAGTTGAACGAACACGTCGCATTCGATTGGGTGATGATCGCCAACTCGTTGACGATCATGTCGCATCCGTCGGAGTTGCTTCGCTTTCTCGCATTGCTAAAGGACAACGGTGTTGCGGTCGTTAACTCGGCAGTCCTGCATGGCGGCTTTTTGGTCGGCGGGGACTTCTGCGACTACAAACCGATCGATCCGTCCAACCCGGACCACGCCGCCAAGCTAGATTGGCGATCGCGATTCAGTTCGATTTGCAACGAACACCAAGTCAACCTCTTTCAGGCGGCCGTTGCATTCGCGACCGCGCATGATGCGATCACGTCGATTGCCCTGAGTTCATCCGAACCAAGACGTACGCCGTCGATGGTTGATGCAGTCCACGCGAAACTGCCACGTGAGTTTTGGTTGTCGCTTATCGCAGAAGAACTCATTCGCGACGAACCTTCGATCATCGGCAAGCTGCTCGCCTAA
- a CDS encoding helix-turn-helix transcriptional regulator yields the protein MSTSNPTPDDSPARELSDKDESVDASLLDGASLDDDAIGDVDLSDPVIDDDTSTQPGGVLPGFVSMQVQRARRFFMNLNPDPHAPLSVVCGGVEAVSPDYFISREDFPYFGIELVVEGEGEVTINGETYPVSAGSVFLYGPGIPHQIKTDKKNVLRKYFIDFVGSEVTQLLAPTDLNDRVPIRIAATHELSGLMEMIIRESVNDSSNTRAISETLLRLLFLKIEQLHHSDGGDRSKAYETYQRIRGHIEANCLSVNTIEEIARQCEVTPVYLSRLFNRFSECGAYQYLLRLKMNHAAGLLLNEAMLVRDVAERLGFADPFQFSRAFKRVYGVPPKQLINARK from the coding sequence ATGTCTACAAGCAACCCTACTCCCGACGACTCCCCGGCCCGCGAACTTTCCGACAAGGACGAGTCGGTCGACGCCTCGCTTCTTGATGGCGCTTCACTTGATGACGATGCAATTGGCGACGTCGATTTGAGCGATCCTGTTATCGACGATGACACGTCGACTCAGCCCGGCGGCGTGTTGCCCGGGTTTGTTTCGATGCAGGTTCAGCGTGCTCGGCGTTTCTTCATGAACCTTAATCCGGATCCGCACGCGCCACTGAGTGTGGTGTGTGGAGGAGTCGAAGCGGTCAGTCCCGATTACTTCATTTCGCGTGAGGACTTTCCGTACTTCGGAATCGAACTCGTTGTCGAAGGGGAAGGCGAAGTCACGATCAACGGGGAAACCTATCCTGTGTCGGCGGGATCTGTTTTCTTGTACGGTCCAGGGATCCCGCACCAGATCAAGACTGACAAGAAGAACGTGTTGCGAAAGTACTTCATCGACTTTGTCGGTTCCGAAGTGACGCAGTTGCTCGCCCCTACGGATTTGAATGATCGCGTGCCGATTCGAATCGCGGCGACTCACGAGTTGTCAGGGCTGATGGAAATGATCATTCGCGAATCGGTGAATGATTCGAGCAACACGCGAGCCATTTCTGAAACGCTGTTGCGGTTGTTGTTCCTTAAGATTGAACAACTGCATCACAGCGACGGCGGTGACCGTTCGAAGGCTTACGAGACTTATCAACGAATTCGCGGGCACATCGAAGCGAATTGCTTGAGCGTTAACACGATCGAAGAGATCGCTCGGCAATGTGAAGTTACCCCCGTTTACTTGTCGCGGTTGTTCAATCGCTTTTCGGAGTGCGGTGCTTACCAGTACCTGTTGCGATTGAAGATGAATCACGCCGCTGGATTGTTACTTAACGAAGCAATGCTCGTTCGTGACGTCGCCGAACGTCTAGGGTTCGCTGATCCGTTTCAGTTTTCAAGAGCGTTCAAACGCGTCTATGGCGTACCGCCAAAGCAGTTAATTAACGCTAGAAAGTAG
- a CDS encoding serine/threonine protein kinase — protein MDSTRYNRVRDLFLAADELPPGEQEEFLRRETADDVSLLEEVISLLAEHDPAAAKLEGDCAQPVAMPPSDPSSGSIALSDTFTGPLPSETFGHGRGLSDSSASDSSVSDSATKIHPRRSSSSDPGQITKQGVLRTHASPRYGKDSERSKPRSKQMPMWAERTRKSRRRASGWLWLAALLPTALVGWWTYRAVDATMQRSVEVKLSGAAENLALAADRFLVNQSDLVRSWSRQNSIRNSINELIQIARTDPDVETMRDATQIDRIADQLRELSGHDDVKFVVWNNSFRIVASWLPDRADVGNVVHPSGAANLARVMAGETVLFGPERLTQDTIGFEPETTAPVMAVIVPVEDDEGKVSAAMLIRGFSAYEKFNRMFAEFSVSAGVDAYAINNDSIMVTEGPGATSLATQGKFDIPSTEIAANLRVCDPGMELTNENRELVKRQFSPVTVAAAGAIANRPDVRTEPYANYAGIEVVGAWKWLDRWDLGIIVEESAADSFAPTRLVRFSFLLLGSLLSVTAFLAASKLARTSTAEQAAVHPLSRYDVTGELGSGGMGVVYLARHRQLDRDVALKVLRSDRHKHDDRLRFDREAKLAASLTNPHSVMIYDYGHSEQNEAYCVMQYLKGLTLQEVVARSGHQPIGRVLSIMRQVCDALSEAHAKNLLHRDIKPQNIMLSLDKSVGDWVVVFDYGLAKPLEPDADVYQTTEAIWAGTPMYMAPERFRDPGNMDPRSDIYSVGCVGYYLLAGRPPFIESDPESLFSLILSEQPIGIHIHRGEPIALEVANLISRCMAKNVDDRFASIAELGRMIDQLRIDHEWSADQAKIWWSHHGGS, from the coding sequence GTGGATTCGACTAGGTACAATCGCGTACGCGACTTGTTTTTGGCAGCCGACGAACTTCCCCCCGGTGAACAAGAAGAGTTTCTTCGGCGCGAAACAGCGGACGATGTCAGCTTGCTCGAAGAAGTCATTTCGCTGCTTGCCGAACACGACCCCGCCGCGGCGAAACTTGAAGGCGATTGTGCTCAACCGGTCGCGATGCCGCCATCGGATCCCTCGTCCGGCTCGATCGCTTTGTCAGATACCTTCACGGGCCCATTGCCGTCGGAGACCTTCGGGCATGGCCGAGGATTGAGCGATTCATCAGCCAGCGATTCATCAGTCAGCGATTCGGCGACGAAAATTCATCCGCGGCGATCTAGCTCATCAGATCCAGGCCAGATCACGAAGCAAGGCGTTCTTAGAACTCACGCATCACCGCGTTACGGCAAGGATTCGGAACGATCCAAGCCGCGGTCGAAACAGATGCCGATGTGGGCCGAGCGAACTCGTAAGTCACGTCGGCGTGCGTCAGGCTGGCTTTGGTTGGCGGCGTTGCTACCGACGGCGCTGGTGGGCTGGTGGACGTATCGCGCCGTGGATGCCACGATGCAGCGATCCGTTGAAGTGAAACTGAGCGGCGCAGCGGAGAACTTGGCGTTGGCTGCGGACCGCTTTCTCGTGAACCAGTCTGATTTGGTTCGATCGTGGTCCCGGCAAAACTCCATTCGCAACTCGATCAACGAGCTGATCCAAATCGCTCGCACGGATCCTGATGTCGAAACAATGCGAGACGCGACGCAGATTGACCGCATTGCCGATCAGCTCAGAGAACTTTCAGGTCACGACGATGTGAAGTTCGTGGTTTGGAATAACTCCTTTCGGATCGTAGCAAGCTGGTTGCCCGATCGCGCCGATGTCGGCAACGTCGTGCATCCCAGCGGTGCTGCAAACCTTGCCAGAGTAATGGCGGGTGAAACCGTGCTGTTTGGTCCCGAACGATTGACGCAAGATACCATCGGGTTTGAACCGGAAACCACCGCACCCGTCATGGCTGTGATCGTTCCGGTCGAAGACGATGAAGGCAAGGTCAGTGCGGCAATGCTTATCCGGGGCTTTTCAGCCTACGAAAAGTTCAATCGGATGTTCGCGGAATTTTCGGTTTCCGCGGGTGTGGACGCGTACGCGATTAACAACGACAGCATCATGGTGACCGAAGGGCCCGGCGCTACGTCGCTGGCAACTCAAGGCAAGTTCGACATCCCCTCCACCGAGATCGCGGCGAATCTGCGTGTCTGCGATCCGGGCATGGAATTAACCAACGAAAACCGCGAACTCGTTAAACGACAATTTAGTCCCGTCACGGTTGCAGCCGCCGGGGCAATCGCCAACCGCCCCGACGTTCGCACCGAGCCCTATGCCAACTACGCGGGAATCGAAGTTGTCGGCGCATGGAAATGGCTCGATCGCTGGGACCTTGGCATCATCGTTGAAGAATCAGCAGCCGACTCGTTTGCGCCAACTCGTTTGGTACGTTTTAGTTTCCTGCTATTAGGAAGCCTGCTTTCCGTGACAGCGTTTCTTGCAGCGTCCAAGCTGGCCAGAACATCGACCGCTGAACAAGCGGCTGTCCATCCTCTGAGCCGCTACGATGTGACCGGTGAACTTGGAAGCGGCGGCATGGGAGTCGTCTATCTAGCCCGACATCGACAACTCGACCGAGATGTTGCCTTAAAGGTATTGCGCAGTGATCGTCACAAACACGATGACCGGTTGCGTTTCGATCGTGAAGCCAAACTCGCCGCGTCGCTGACTAATCCTCATAGCGTGATGATCTACGACTACGGCCACAGCGAACAAAACGAAGCGTATTGCGTGATGCAGTACCTCAAAGGCCTGACGCTTCAAGAAGTTGTCGCGCGAAGTGGGCATCAGCCCATTGGCCGAGTCTTGTCCATCATGCGACAAGTATGCGATGCCCTCAGCGAAGCTCATGCTAAGAACTTGCTACACCGAGACATCAAGCCGCAAAACATCATGCTGTCGCTCGACAAGTCCGTGGGCGATTGGGTCGTTGTGTTCGACTACGGACTCGCCAAACCGCTCGAACCCGATGCTGACGTCTACCAAACGACCGAAGCCATTTGGGCAGGCACTCCGATGTACATGGCTCCCGAACGCTTTCGCGACCCGGGCAACATGGATCCTCGCAGCGACATCTATTCCGTAGGATGCGTCGGCTATTACTTGCTTGCCGGACGACCACCCTTCATCGAATCTGACCCCGAATCGCTGTTCTCGTTAATTCTTAGCGAGCAACCCATCGGTATTCACATTCATCGTGGTGAACCGATCGCGCTTGAGGTCGCCAACTTGATCTCTCGATGCATGGCGAAAAACGTGGATGACCGCTTCGCATCGATCGCGGAACTAGGTCGGATGATCGATCAACTGCGAATCGATCACGAGTGGAGCGCCGACCAAGCGAAGATATGGTGGAGCCATCACGGGGGTTCTTAG
- a CDS encoding sigma-70 family RNA polymerase sigma factor, with product MTSITELLSKSTRGNEGETDKLFTLMYDDLCRMAGRFLQNEPMRNRLSSSSLVHQAYVRMVDQSRINWQGKTHFFAIGATVMRRILVDHARKVRSLKRGGGWERRQLNDEITFLLSDDGDVMALDELLETLAELNPRQAKIVELRFFGGMTMREISTEMNLGLRTIEKEWAMARAWMRRELRREELAESNGTNQTTFGSNDEDIEEDPHATWTEGE from the coding sequence ATGACTTCAATCACTGAGCTGTTAAGCAAGAGCACGCGAGGGAATGAAGGTGAAACAGATAAGCTGTTCACGCTGATGTACGATGACCTGTGCCGCATGGCCGGTCGTTTCCTGCAGAACGAGCCGATGCGAAATCGTCTTAGCTCGTCGTCACTCGTCCATCAAGCTTACGTGCGGATGGTCGATCAATCGCGAATCAACTGGCAAGGCAAGACGCACTTCTTTGCCATCGGCGCCACGGTGATGCGTCGCATTCTGGTTGACCACGCCCGCAAAGTCCGATCGCTCAAACGAGGCGGCGGCTGGGAACGTCGTCAACTCAATGACGAGATCACGTTCTTGTTGTCCGATGACGGTGACGTGATGGCGTTGGACGAGTTGCTCGAAACACTTGCCGAGTTAAATCCTCGACAGGCCAAAATCGTTGAACTGCGATTCTTTGGCGGTATGACGATGCGAGAGATTTCAACAGAAATGAATCTAGGCCTGCGCACGATCGAAAAAGAGTGGGCGATGGCCCGCGCGTGGATGCGACGAGAACTTCGCCGAGAAGAGCTTGCCGAATCCAACGGCACCAACCAGACAACGTTCGGTTCGAATGACGAAGATATCGAAGAAGATCCGCACGCTACCTGGACCGAAGGCGAGTAA
- a CDS encoding DUF2306 domain-containing protein gives MNLQLRRALQIAVGLLFVRVLASTLWEYRWYFPADFQSAFLTGRESTFYGLYELAFYAHIISSPVALVLAGGLVVSGRQFFQPNVVLGRLRKLHRWGGRIQTFVVLGLVVPSGLAMSPGSRAGLPAVVGFLTLSSLTALTIIMAARAAISGRYADHRRWAMRCFLLLCSSLLLRVLGGAFIVLNVESRFTYQLNSWISWLVPLVIYECMILVQCRRNRRCLSPTSPPETLSLPL, from the coding sequence ATGAATCTTCAACTCCGTCGGGCTTTGCAAATTGCTGTCGGTCTGTTGTTCGTCAGAGTGCTTGCGTCAACGCTTTGGGAGTATCGATGGTACTTTCCGGCGGATTTTCAATCGGCATTCCTTACCGGCCGCGAATCGACGTTCTACGGGCTGTACGAGCTCGCCTTTTACGCTCATATCATTAGCAGTCCCGTAGCATTGGTATTGGCGGGTGGGCTCGTTGTTTCGGGACGCCAGTTCTTCCAGCCAAACGTCGTTCTAGGGCGTTTGAGGAAGCTGCATCGTTGGGGCGGTCGAATCCAAACATTCGTTGTCTTGGGTTTGGTTGTTCCTTCGGGCCTAGCGATGTCACCAGGATCTCGAGCGGGATTGCCTGCGGTGGTTGGGTTTCTAACGCTATCGAGCCTGACCGCGTTGACGATCATCATGGCGGCGAGGGCAGCGATATCCGGCCGCTACGCGGATCACCGCCGCTGGGCGATGCGATGTTTCTTGCTGCTTTGCTCGTCTTTACTTTTGCGAGTGCTTGGCGGTGCTTTCATCGTGTTGAATGTCGAATCTCGGTTTACCTATCAGCTCAATTCATGGATCAGTTGGCTCGTTCCTTTGGTGATCTATGAGTGTATGATCTTGGTCCAATGTCGACGGAATCGGCGTTGTCTATCACCGACATCACCGCCGGAAACTCTAAGTTTGCCCCTATGA
- a CDS encoding methyltransferase gives MSPHPLASVPTSDPSIALRYRDRQYAADLIAAALLHFDLFTYLRDHPGLTFDAICKHFEWQQRPADVLMTLCRASDFVRTDEAGVYSLTDAGREQLCVGSPYYLGPYYKPIADSAIMKGFVEILQTGKPANWQAKSDGKDWHESMKDPTFAQDFTALMNCRGIAFGQHLAQSLAAEVADRTHLLDVGGGSGIYCTTMVSRHSHLRATVLEQPPVDQIATQQIAAHGLADRVDVVSGDMFAGPWPSGVDMILLSNLLHDWGLEKAQQIVDKAAETLPVGGLLVIHGAIVNADKTGPLPVAEYSALLMNITQGKCYSEREYGDMCRTAGLTPGACKPTTGDRGYLTAVKTA, from the coding sequence ATGAGCCCACATCCTCTTGCCAGCGTTCCCACATCGGATCCGAGCATCGCACTGCGCTATCGCGACCGGCAATATGCTGCGGATCTGATCGCCGCGGCGCTATTGCATTTTGACCTGTTCACTTACTTACGGGATCACCCCGGTTTGACGTTCGATGCAATTTGTAAACACTTCGAATGGCAGCAACGACCTGCTGATGTGTTGATGACGTTATGCCGAGCTTCAGATTTCGTCCGAACTGATGAGGCTGGGGTTTATTCGTTAACGGACGCGGGACGCGAGCAGCTTTGCGTTGGCAGTCCGTACTATCTAGGGCCTTACTACAAGCCAATTGCCGATTCCGCGATCATGAAAGGTTTCGTTGAGATCTTGCAAACGGGAAAGCCTGCGAATTGGCAAGCCAAGTCCGATGGGAAGGATTGGCACGAATCGATGAAGGACCCGACGTTCGCCCAGGACTTCACCGCACTGATGAATTGTCGAGGTATCGCATTCGGCCAGCATCTTGCTCAATCGCTCGCGGCCGAAGTGGCTGATCGAACGCATCTGCTCGATGTAGGAGGTGGTTCTGGAATTTACTGCACGACGATGGTTTCACGGCATTCCCATCTGCGAGCGACGGTGCTTGAGCAACCGCCCGTGGATCAGATTGCCACACAGCAGATCGCCGCGCACGGACTCGCGGACCGTGTCGATGTTGTATCGGGTGATATGTTTGCTGGCCCATGGCCCAGCGGGGTCGACATGATCTTGTTGTCCAACCTGCTGCACGATTGGGGGTTAGAGAAGGCTCAGCAAATTGTCGACAAAGCAGCCGAGACGCTGCCGGTGGGTGGATTGCTGGTCATCCACGGCGCGATCGTAAATGCTGACAAAACAGGGCCGTTACCAGTTGCCGAATATTCAGCCTTGTTGATGAACATCACGCAAGGCAAGTGTTACAGCGAACGGGAATACGGCGACATGTGCCGCACCGCAGGCCTGACGCCTGGGGCATGCAAGCCGACCACCGGAGATCGCGGTTACCTAACCGCGGTGAAAACAGCCTAG
- a CDS encoding Sec-independent protein translocase subunit TatA/TatB yields MFGLGPFEMVVIGVVAVLLFGGNLPEVARKLGGSYREFRRGLNDVQQQFRMAEYEAKKTFSADSSPSKSNTIDADDDEDVDVPSAPKFTPPS; encoded by the coding sequence ATGTTTGGGCTGGGACCATTTGAAATGGTGGTCATCGGCGTGGTCGCAGTACTTCTTTTCGGCGGCAACCTTCCCGAGGTTGCTCGTAAGCTGGGTGGTAGTTATCGCGAATTTCGCCGAGGACTCAACGACGTGCAGCAGCAGTTCCGCATGGCGGAATACGAAGCCAAGAAAACTTTCTCGGCCGATAGCTCACCGTCAAAATCGAACACCATCGACGCCGACGACGACGAAGATGTCGACGTGCCTTCGGCTCCGAAGTTCACCCCACCATCGTGA
- a CDS encoding Sec-independent protein translocase subunit TatA/TatB has translation MLFESIPTVLGFGNLLGFGAPGPLELAIIAGIILLLFGSSKLPTLMRNLGRSTNEFKRGMTESTLDDDSSKSDSSDKSA, from the coding sequence ATGTTGTTTGAAAGTATCCCGACTGTGCTTGGTTTTGGTAATTTGCTGGGCTTCGGTGCTCCCGGACCTCTAGAACTTGCGATCATCGCAGGCATCATTTTATTGTTGTTCGGTTCGTCGAAGCTCCCCACCTTGATGCGAAACTTGGGACGTAGCACCAACGAATTCAAGCGCGGAATGACGGAATCAACGCTCGATGATGATTCATCGAAGTCCGATTCCTCTGACAAAAGCGCGTAA
- a CDS encoding nucleoside monophosphate kinase, with protein sequence MPDSINKPSAPVDLEVKDAQLIFNSVWKKIEDERGRENMRFPKELILLGGAPGAGKGTNTDFIREVRDISAPPIVVSSLLDTPEARMIKAKGGMVGDREVVGLLFEKLLEPEYQDGAILDGFPRTKVQVECLKLLYDAMIGLRREFADSGDLVHFRQPVFHIMVLFVDEAESVARQLRRGRQTIAHNETVENDATATAWEERPTDFNEELARNRYRVFKERTYDALVSLKQIFHYHFINAQASLEVVRENILSELEYQSSLELDPKTFHTLRKIPLASEIISHARRDLVKRLDEYEIEQPRVFHEVVRIIEEKMMPIIVRHAISGRAIINSEDPIWEETHALAMLIDVFSERGFHASIDITRHSVPLRFDLETGEINYQQKKVYRIGIRFKGSEIRRG encoded by the coding sequence ATGCCCGATTCCATCAACAAACCTTCTGCACCGGTCGACCTTGAAGTCAAAGACGCGCAACTGATCTTCAATTCCGTCTGGAAGAAGATTGAAGACGAGCGTGGCCGCGAGAACATGCGGTTTCCCAAGGAGTTGATTCTTCTAGGTGGTGCTCCGGGTGCCGGCAAAGGAACCAACACCGACTTCATTCGCGAAGTACGTGACATTAGCGCGCCGCCGATCGTGGTCAGTTCGCTTTTGGATACTCCCGAAGCTCGAATGATCAAAGCCAAGGGCGGAATGGTCGGTGACCGCGAAGTGGTTGGCTTGCTGTTTGAAAAATTACTCGAACCAGAATACCAAGATGGCGCAATCTTGGACGGCTTCCCTCGCACCAAGGTGCAAGTGGAGTGCTTGAAACTACTTTACGATGCCATGATCGGTCTGCGTCGCGAATTTGCCGACTCGGGTGACCTGGTTCATTTTCGTCAGCCCGTTTTCCACATCATGGTGCTGTTCGTCGACGAAGCCGAATCGGTTGCTCGTCAATTGCGACGCGGACGCCAAACCATCGCTCACAACGAAACGGTTGAAAACGATGCAACCGCAACGGCGTGGGAAGAACGCCCGACGGATTTCAACGAAGAACTTGCCCGCAACCGTTATCGCGTCTTCAAAGAACGAACGTACGATGCGTTGGTATCTTTGAAACAGATCTTTCACTACCACTTCATCAACGCTCAAGCTTCACTTGAAGTTGTTCGTGAAAACATCCTTAGCGAACTCGAATACCAAAGTTCACTCGAACTTGACCCCAAGACCTTTCATACGTTGCGAAAGATTCCGTTGGCGAGTGAGATCATTTCGCACGCGCGTCGCGACTTGGTCAAGCGACTCGACGAATATGAGATTGAACAACCGCGCGTCTTTCACGAAGTGGTACGCATCATCGAAGAAAAGATGATGCCGATCATCGTCCGACACGCGATTTCCGGGCGAGCGATCATCAACTCGGAAGACCCGATTTGGGAAGAAACGCATGCTTTGGCGATGCTGATTGACGTCTTTTCCGAGCGGGGATTTCACGCCAGCATTGATATCACCCGCCACAGTGTCCCGCTTCGGTTTGATCTAGAAACCGGCGAGATCAACTACCAGCAGAAAAAAGTCTACCGAATCGGCATCCGCTTCAAAGGAAGTGAAATCCGCCGCGGTTAG
- the zwf gene encoding glucose-6-phosphate dehydrogenase: protein MSDTIVIFGASGDLTSRKLIPALFNLYAKGRLPKDSRIVGVSRSKFKHEEWRDSLKESTAKFAGDTFTTELWNEFSDNVYYHPGDIGAIEDFHSLKTFLESIEPEHTCGRVYYLSTMPQLYEAAIKQLGTAGLSDDTEGYRRVIIEKPFGTDLSTAQALNKSIHGVFREDQIYRIDHYLGKETVQNIFALRFANSIFEPIWNRNYVDHVQITVAEEVVIGRRAGYYDTSGILRDMFQNHILQLMMITAMEPPARYDSALVRDEKVKVLHSVRAMSGGDFAANTFRGQYDGYLKEEGVPRGSQTATFAALKLYCDNWRWKDVPFYLRSGKGMSCRTTQIVIQFKNVPHILFGEKTRTPLGNRLVIQVQPAEGIQLHFETKVPDSEMKTRTSTLDFNFQKSIGGSMPDAYQRLLLDAIQGDASLFARSDEVELAWGIVDPILAAWNSPAAPPLYSYETGMWGPMESTKWMADQKREWFDVCPVIH from the coding sequence ATGTCTGACACGATTGTCATCTTTGGTGCTTCTGGTGACCTCACCAGTCGCAAGCTCATCCCCGCTCTTTTCAATCTTTATGCCAAAGGGCGGCTGCCGAAAGATTCGCGAATTGTAGGGGTCTCGCGCAGCAAGTTTAAACACGAAGAGTGGCGTGATTCACTTAAAGAATCGACGGCCAAGTTCGCGGGCGACACCTTCACGACTGAGCTTTGGAACGAGTTCAGCGACAATGTTTACTACCACCCCGGTGACATTGGTGCCATCGAAGACTTCCACTCGCTTAAAACGTTCCTCGAATCCATCGAGCCGGAACACACATGCGGGCGAGTGTATTACCTCTCAACAATGCCCCAGTTGTACGAAGCCGCCATCAAACAACTCGGTACCGCGGGATTGTCGGATGATACCGAGGGCTATCGCCGTGTGATCATCGAGAAGCCTTTCGGCACCGATCTCTCGACCGCTCAAGCGCTGAACAAATCAATTCACGGTGTGTTTCGCGAAGATCAGATTTATCGCATCGATCACTACTTGGGCAAAGAAACCGTGCAAAACATCTTTGCACTTCGTTTTGCCAACAGCATCTTTGAACCGATTTGGAACCGCAACTATGTCGACCATGTGCAAATCACAGTCGCCGAAGAAGTGGTGATTGGTCGCCGAGCAGGATACTACGATACGTCGGGTATCTTACGAGACATGTTCCAGAATCACATCTTGCAATTGATGATGATCACGGCGATGGAACCGCCAGCCCGATATGATTCGGCGTTGGTCCGCGATGAAAAGGTGAAGGTTCTACATAGCGTTCGCGCGATGAGTGGCGGCGACTTTGCTGCGAACACGTTCCGCGGACAATACGACGGCTACCTTAAAGAAGAAGGCGTGCCGCGAGGATCACAGACGGCGACGTTCGCGGCCCTGAAACTGTACTGCGACAATTGGCGCTGGAAGGATGTGCCGTTCTACCTCAGAAGCGGCAAAGGCATGTCCTGTCGCACGACTCAGATCGTGATTCAATTCAAGAACGTGCCGCACATTTTGTTTGGTGAAAAAACGCGAACTCCGCTCGGCAACCGACTGGTCATTCAAGTCCAGCCTGCCGAGGGGATCCAATTGCACTTTGAGACAAAGGTTCCTGATTCTGAAATGAAGACGCGAACCAGCACGCTTGATTTCAACTTCCAAAAGTCGATCGGCGGCTCCATGCCGGACGCCTACCAAAGGTTGCTGCTAGACGCGATTCAGGGGGATGCGAGTTTGTTTGCGCGTTCGGACGAAGTTGAATTAGCATGGGGCATCGTTGACCCGATCCTGGCAGCCTGGAATAGCCCGGCTGCTCCGCCGCTTTACAGCTACGAAACGGGAATGTGGGGGCCAATGGAATCCACCAAATGGATGGCTGACCAGAAACGCGAATGGTTCGACGTGTGCCCGGTCATTCACTAG